Below is a genomic region from Silurus meridionalis isolate SWU-2019-XX chromosome 10, ASM1480568v1, whole genome shotgun sequence.
ACGTGTCCCAACACTCCGGAGACCGAGGAGTGTCcagagagtcacatagaatacagattaacatggcagaggtagagctgtaacttcctggagacagtacaggaaaagaacgtctgcttttatttcatctttttttcttttgcactacaaaggcgtgtttgtgaaagggccatgcttgagaagtcagaaggcatttaagtaaattgatgatttgctgtttgtttgaaccaaagtaataaaagtgaactatctgtaccgTATTGAATTGAGTACGTCATATTTCTttccattgaatcgcattgtgttgaatcgaatcgaaatcgTATCAGTAGcggcttcatatgtatctttaatgtatggtatggtatattaTATTGGCTTATATATTGGCTTTGCATCGAACTGCGAATCGCATCGGCTTTAGCGATCAATCTGTATCCAGGATCTGCACATCAATAACTTGAGTCTCTGTTTCCACTACAATGTatgtccaaaagtttgtggacaccgaGCATAAAATTTGTTATATGCTTCTTTTTTgagcattccattccacattcagtccctatttgctattaaaagaaccttcactcttctaggaagatgttccactatatttttgtggagatttgtgtaggATTATTCAGTctcagggtgttagtaaagtctggtactgatgtaggtgaggaggtgaggaggcctggtgtgcagtcaacgttcacattcGTCCCAATAGTGTTGAGGGATGATACAATATAGCAGTACATCTTCTTTatgaacaggtttgagtctcctagtttaagtttAAGAGAAGATTGAATGCTAGTGCATCtcaagacgtcctgtacaattgtgtgcctttgaTTTTTATGCTAATAGTTTGTGGAAGAACAGCATAaaatcaggtgttccaatactgtCCAAATAGATTTGAGCTTCAGGTTGTGGAAACATTATTACCTcggatgtgttttattttattaattttttcgaCAAATTATTGCTTATGTTATAAATGCTGAATGGGAAGCATGGAAGCTCTCCAAAGTGTCAGATCATTAGAATTCGTCATTTTATGCCATGTAAGAGCAATGAACTGTGGGTAACAGTGACATATTAACATCCTCTGATCTAAAACTTggggaattatttatttatacataatgtCTGCATTAAGCACATTTGAGAGATTAGGAAATTGCTATGAATATTTCTGTAGTTCATGATAATAGTGCCCACACAGGGCTGGTTCTAGAAATCTGAAGGCAAAATGTATACTATAACTTCCTTCTCTTCAacattcagaaaaataaaaaacaacctaAAACAAATTCTTACCTATTTAAGtccaacacacaaaaaaaaaataaaggtcatCTGGCGCACTCTTTTGAATAAACCGGTTGTAAATAATGATCTTCAAACGGTGCTGACGTGAATCAGCACACTATAAGGCTTCGTAGCTGAATCAGGAGCAGTGTTTTCTTTGCGTGcatgtttagatttttattcattttcatttagcAACACAGGAGGGATGCATTCGTTTCGGCTATGCGGAAAAGTTGGATTTTATTCATCACTGTACACAGTGTCTTCATGCAGAGTGAGTAGAGTCACGTTTAAATGCTGATATTAACTTGTTTGACTTCAGCCGATTGTTATTTTATATCCAATAGACAAAGAGCTATGTCTTACACTGCCTTACACTAGTGTATAGGTTTGTTATGGTTATGGAGGCCCCGTATCCAATTGCATGTTCTGCCTATATCTAGCATCGACCCTGGGCCTATAGAAATACCTTCACTCAAATCAGTCAGGACGGCTCACCCTGCTGAAGCGTTCACGTGGCTCTCTCCAGGCACTGCAGCGCCATCTTGTGTCCAGGAGCAGAGCAGGACGGCGTAACCGCAGCCTGGCTGTGAGACCATGAGCTCAGGCCTGCCGTCTGGGGCTGAGTTCACTGATAAACTGTCCaccttgaaaaataaataaataaataaatctcctTATGTGGAGAATGGAACACTGAACTACATCCATTATTCACGTCCAGGTCTCGTACATCACTGCCGTTCAGGAGCGGGAATTTTGGACTTTTATTTGAGCTGATTTAAATACTATTTTAATTATACACTGTAGGCTCCATCACACTGCTGCAAACCAACAACAAATAGGAGGAAAAAGATGAGTATAAGAATGTTTATTAATTCATGAAACTCAAGTCTAaactccactgtgtgtgtgtgtgtgtgtgtgtgtgtgtgtgtgtgtgtgtgtgtgtgtacctgcccCTCCAGGAGCCATTTCTTTAACAGAATCAGGTGACCAGCTGACAGATCCGTGGCGTCAGGCGGCTCCTCCCATCGGAAAGCTCGCACCACGCGGTCGGTGTAGCCTACGACAAGCTCGCTGCGGCCATCaccatctaacacacacacacacacacacacacacacacagaaacatacaaGCATTTTAATATAACTAGAACATAACTAGACAACATTTGCCCCATTTAGCAATATTTGGACACATTTACagcttctgtttaaaaaaaataaataaataaaaatctacacATCTTTGTTTCATTACGGCATGTTTTTGATCTAAAaatatatgtggttcttttccaaactgttaccacaaagctggaggtgctcaactgtacaggacgtctttagatgcgctataatgcCTGTTCcggcatggcaatgcccctgtgcacaaagtgagctccttgaagatgtGGTTCACATGCTTTGAAGAGAAAGATCTTTAGTGgtctgatatagagctctgatctcatccctactgaacacctttgagatgaatgtaaacgctgactgcaccccaggtctcctcacctcctcacctccatcaatacctgactttactaacacaaacCTAAcctacacaaatctccacaaaaatatagtggaacatcttcctagaagagtgaaggttcttataatagcaaatagggactgaatgtggaatggaaatgtccaaaaagaagcacatagcaaatTTTatgctcgggtgtccacaaacttttggacatACGTTGTAGTAGGAACAGAGACTCAAGTTtttgatgtgtatttattggATACAGattgagagtgagagagagagaaagagagagagagagagagaaagagagagaaagagagatcttTTGTTATCTGTTGTATCTTCTgcagtaataaataatgaatcagATTGATTGGCCTGTGAAAGACGCTCAGACAAGTTTTCTCTTCGGTCACTTGGCGGAGTGATATGGAACTGTAAAGAGCTACTGGAACTCCTTTCAGCTGTGTGTGACATGTAGGGATGTGGATCTCCATCGCTAAagccgatgcgattcgcattTCCAtacatagccaacgatacgatacattaaaggtACATATGAAGCCGCTACCGATAcgatttcgattcgattcaacacaatgcgattcaatggaaAAAATCTACTTTGGTTgaaacagacagcaaatcatcaatttacttaagtgccttctgacttctaacgcttACTCACCGATGTCACTGATTAGCATGACTTTAGCATTAGCAGGGATGTGCTGGGTGAAACACGGCTTCTGCTCATCCCCGGACAACCACTCGTGCTGGCCTGAGGATTCGGCTTTGGCTGCGGCGGAGGTGATGTCGAACACGTGGAACCAGCCTTCTGCACCTGCAGCCACCACCAAGTTCTGACAAACAAAACACGGTCGTGCGTAAAGACGCCCGGAATTCATTCGTGTCAACATAGAGACTTATTCGTACACGTTTCCTTACCTTGCCTTTATTACAGAGGTCTCCAACTCCCACGCAGGTTAGCTAGCAACAGAAGGCAGCGGTGAACGTTCTGCTACGATATTTGAAAATCTTTCAGACTGAATGGTATTCAGAATAATAGTGAGAGAAAATGGACCAGTAGGTAATGACACTTACCATTCCTACACATGTTCTAGTGAGCCAGGGCTTGGAATCGTCATTCTTATAGATGTATAACTTCCCGCTCGTGTCGCCCACCACAAGCTCGTTCAGCTACAGAGCAAAACGTAAGGGATTTTATTCACACCACATTCGTTTCATATTCTTTCGAACTTAGATTTATGTCATTGTTGACTATTTTTTCTACTTCTGTAATGAGTGATGAATCAGTGGACTGTAGAGTCGGTGAGATCGAATTAACAAGCGAATCTGTTTCTCGATGGATCTAAAGTAGGTCAGGTTGTCAGACGCAGCAGATGTGCACATGTAAAGACAGCAGGTAGTCAGACACCGTGACATGTTGATTGTTTGGTGATTTTTTGGAACATTTAAAACCACTTTTTGTAAtgtgattattttctttttcttcttttggcttctcccattagggggcgccacagcggatcatccgtctccacacccctgtcctctacatctgcctctttcacaccaactacctgcatgtcttccatcaccacatccataaacctcctccttggtcttcctcttttcctccttcctggtgtctccatcctcagcattctcctactgatataccccgtgtccctcctctgcaccaaaccatctcaatctcgcctccctcaccttgttttcaaaacgttctacatgcgctgtccctctaataaactcatttgccTGCttggataaataataaatcaaataatcatttaaaatattttataaaaataaaaccattactCCCCTACCAATCAATAATCTCCATTGTTCCAAATCACCAATTACTTATCACCCTTGTTGTCAATGACCAATCAAAAATCACAATTGTTCCCAACAACCAATTACCAGTCACCGTTCATCAAAATAACCAATCAGCATTGTTCCTAATGATCGATCGTTTCGCTCCcaataatcaatcaataaacaCTTTGTTCCCAATGTCTAATCACTACTGTTCCAAATGACCAATCACAAATCAATTCTATTCCCaataaccaatcactaatcactagTGTTTGTTATAATACCCCTGAATGTCTCGATTGTTTGTTTGGtacagttattttatatatttacagtaataaatgtGATTATGTTTGTGTCTCACGGTTactatacataaataaacatttgcgTACATTTTATTCtatgaaaaaattaattcaaatgTATTAGATTTTGTTCAGATCTGTTCCACTCTAAACCTCTATAGAAAATCCTTGCTCACGTGACCTAACGCGTCACTAAGACACGCCCATCAGCAGTGCTTCATCTCCGGCCGTGCAAAATAGTTGCAAATGACGTCACCCGGCggcatttttgttgttgttgttgttgctttttaGGATTTTCTCCTAAAACGAGGAGAGCGAACTTACGGAGTCGTTATCAGCGTCTCCGAGACAGATGGCGTGGGGAAAGAGGGAGCCGGTGAAGTCCAAACACACGCGCTGCACGAAGCTCAGAGACCTCATgtccttctgtgtgtgtgtgtgtgtgtgtgtgtgtgtgttttggggaaaAAGTTAAATCATTACAACCACACTGCTTCTGGGATGCGACCAAAAACCACGTGACCTCCTAAACCCAATATTCCACATTACACGGTTCACTGCTCCTTCCCAACATCACGTGACCAACACCAATAAAAGGAGGAAGCGCTCTGAACGGCACTGttgtttttcaaaataaaagtctgtgtttaaaagaaatacactatgtccaaaagtattaggacacctgacttatcCATCCATATGTCCTCTTTTGGGAAAACTTGTAGGAGCAGCCTTGTATCGAAAGATATGCAGTAGTGTAAAAATGTCCTTTCAtttgaaacctgttccagcatgacaatgctctcctgtgcacaaagccagctccatgaagaagaTACGCTTTCCATGGGAAGGAAAATGTGGAAGATCCAGTAAATGGGGAGCAAATGTGGAATTTGATGTTTGAAAATGAgaaattttatggtcaggtgtctacatacttttggccaagtCATCATATGACATGAGTTCAAGTGTATTTccatagtgcttttcacaacagacattgtctcaaagcagctttacagaatgtaagaattatagaaacatttaatataaGTGAATAATGTGTATTCACcccaggaaaaactcctttagatggtatgaggaagaaaccttaagaggaaccagactcaaaatgggaacCTATTTtgatttgggtgatatcaagagtgtgattattttcttcttcttccggcttctctcattagggggcgccacagcggatcgtccgtctccaaacccccctgtcctctacatcagcctctttcaaaccaactacctgcatgtcttccctcaccacatccataaacctcctcttggttttcctcttttcctccttcctggtgtctccatcctcagcattcttctactgatataccccatgtccctcctctgaacatgtccaaaccatctcaatctcgcctccctcaccttgtctcacAATGCCTCGCCATgcgttgtccctctaataaactcatttgtaaTCCTGTCcaccctcatcactcccaacgaaaacctcaacatctttagctctgctacctccagctccacctcctgtcttttatgcAATGctactgtctttaaaccatacaacatctcaggtttcaccacagtcctataaacttttcctttcactcttgcagatactcttctatcacaaatcactcctgctatcactcttctccacccactccaccctccctgcactcttttcttcacttctctaatacaCTCTCCATCAATTTGCACTGTTGGcctcaggtacctgaactctccacctcttctccctgtaactgcaccactccactgccctccctctcattcacacacgtgtactctgtcttactcctactgacttttattccccttctctccagcatgtacctccacctctccaggctcttctcaacctgctccctaatctcaacacaaatcacaattacatcctcaaacatcatagtccagggagactcctgtctgacctcgtccattaCCCTgctcatcaccactgcaaataggaaagggctcagagctgatccttgatgcagtccaacctccatcttgaaccagtctgtcgttcctactgcacactttactgctgtcacactgtccacatacatgtcctgcaccaccctcacatacttctctgacacacctgacttcctcatacaataccacaactcctctctccaccctgtcgtacgctttctctaaatccacaaacacacaatgcaactccttctgaccttctctatacttctccatcaacatcctcaaagcaaataaggcgtctgtggtgctcttcctcatcatgaaaccatactgttgctcacagatggtcacctcttctctcagcccggcttccactactctttcccataacttcatggtgtgactgatcaacttaattcccctgtagttactgcaggtctgcaaatctcccttattcctaaagatcggtaccagcacactccttctccaatcctcaggcatcttctcaccatccaaaattctgttaaacaatcttgttaaaaactccactgcatctctcttaaacatctccatgcttctaccggtatgtcatctggtccaaccgactttccactcttcatcctctttgtgtttctatgcaacaatcTAACTGGGAAAACatttcctttgaccaaacaaatccatgtcaagaacttttttttctttataaaatcctcccttagcatgaagaacagctttacacactctcagcatctggaAAGTTCATTTCTCtaaacgttcagctgaaacactttgcCGTGCctcaaagatgttcttcactagtgggagatttcttgttcatctcagagcagttcaataaggttttggtgtggtgactgggcagatcgttccatgatagatatcactccagaagactgtttgctctctaaataacgcttacagagcttaCAGGCTCATCATCTTGTTATACAGTGAAGTCTGTTCCAATGAGCCGCCTACAGTCCAGATGGAAtaacatggtgttgaagtatggaataggAGCCATGTTGGCTCAGGATTTCTTTCACTTTCCGGAacctttcctgctccaaaacaaaccCAAGCCAATAAGCTTCCACCTTCATGTTTgattgtgggggtgagggagtctgatcacatctctcctgttctccatcttactcATCTGGTACacacaaaaatgtcacattttatattcttttagtcatttactgtccaattcttgtgcgTTGGATGTAAAAAATAGGAATGTTCATGACCTTAATTATAAAGAAGACATATTTTCTTGTATTGAAGCGTCATGGTGAAGCAGCATGCTCTGGGATTCGGCTAAAGATCAGCATTTTTCTGGTGACATTAAAGGTGGGATATGATGTCAAGTGATttatttgactgtttttttttctatcaaaaGATCCTGCAGTTTGAAGCTTTTCTATTTATATCTGCTGTATTCATGGCTATGCTCCAGGTGGCAGTATGTGTGCACACAAATCTCTCTTTCCTCTTTATAAAGATCTGTATTTTCCTCACCCTGactaatatataacaaatatacatTCATTGTGCAGCTGCTTGTTTTTCCTCTGCATATAGTAAcctttattaatgtttataagGAAATTGCTCCAGTTTTAGATGATTAAAGGAAgaaacatcattttatttatcacatacacATTCGTGCAGAGTATGATTTGTACAGAAAGGCTGTTTACAAGTGTCCAACATCTATATAGaaatggaatataaaaaaatgtgtaaaaaataaataataataatataagtataaagtatagcttatacactatatataatatattagagctttcaatcaattaaaatatttaaatgtgattaATATAATGATTGTCATAAGTTAACTTGATTAATctcaacttaatcgcacatttttatctgttctacatgtaccttaaatgaactTTTCAAGTGTCtaatactctaatcaatatgcgcatggacaaatatcaaagcaaatttatgtttattattagtgaaaccaaactcaacatagagcatgaagacaaaatattcttgtaaatgttttaaagtaatgatggtgtttaaaattacgtaaatcatcaggacaccaaacggaactttcgcgacgtttccacacggacggttttaattgccggatgtgtggatcatggcggattttgatgcttgatttgagacttggcgcatcagtaaaacgtatttattaataaaaaaattcttttcctgtgggttttttttttatatctgattaaGAGTTGTGTTGAAGTTTATAATTTtgcatcatttatatttatttatttcgatttttaataaaaatgttaaaacattataataatattagttaataaaatgagtgctattaaaattaatttgtgtttattttgacagcccAAATATACATGTATGGTTCTTTTGCTTCTTTCTAGCATTCTACAACCAAGTGCCATGAAGATAGATGTATGACTGAATACACACTTTCACCAGTAGCAGGTCACGTATTTCACCCCTATACCTTCAATGGTGCCCTGTTTGAATTCATCCACCTCTTAAAACCAGTAATGTGAAGCCACGTCTAtagaaagcatcaatattaaagAGAATCACAGTaaaacagagcgctgcatcacaaacaggaatctcatacagtcagaATGAAAGTCATcgctaaagcaagaaacccaatgaacacaaatcaacacgtctcctttcactggagccacagcagcaccgcccgcatacatcatctctagcagaagcatcgatatttacctcagaaaatgacccagggtttgggtttttttatttttgcattcattgctttttttcctggggatttgaaatgaagtgtgttttcgTGCAAATTatacaagaaagaaaacacaaaagtataaacggtTTGTGAAAAAGCTTAATAATTGTTTTGTCAACCTCTCTTCACGATGTCTTGCAGATATCCTTGTAAGTGTAAATGATTGTGTTACATTTGCAAGTTTAGTTTCGAAGAGAAAGTAGGCCACACAGCCCAGATGGAAACGGGTAACGACTGTTGGGGGCGTCCTGCAAATTGCTCGGAGACCTCAACAGGATGCAGGAACACACTGAGATTTCTGTcagactttttacatttacaggtCCCTCTCACTTTCACGTGACATCTCGGAGCGCTGGAGAAGGTGTTAATTCATGGCGTACAGCTCAGTTTCACCACAGGTTGTTTTGATGcgtctcttcatctctctctctatctatctttttgtATAACCCGGCTGTTGCACTGACAGTTGTTTAATAGCAGACAGCATATGTGTTGCTCCTCACAGCCCCctccatttttttattcccGTATGTGTTAGCAGAAATGTACCGGgcgagtgtgtgtaaatgaagttAACATGTTATCTTGATCTTAACTGTTGATCTTAACTGTTGAAGAACTCAAACCATAAATCAATCACCCGTCACCATCAGTTTTTAGGACAGCTTATCtttttgttattgtgtgtgtgtgtgtgtgtgtgtgtgtgtgtgtgtgtgtgtgtgtgtgtgtgtgtgtgtgtgtaacctccGTTAATAACAACAATGACATTATAGAGAATGCCCTACAATGAACACCCTGGAGGGAAAAGTCAACAAAAGTTAAACGTGTTCTTTAGATggcatgtgaaaaaaaaaacatactgcaaatcacacacacacacacacacacacacacacacacacacacacacacactgtgtcatTTCATTTCTTCAAAGAATTCaactataaaaaacattttgaatgcaAGCAAATCTTCTCCGAGCACAAACAAGAGTGATTAAAGAGGAGACGGGGATAC
It encodes:
- the itfg2 gene encoding KICSTOR complex protein ITFG2 isoform X2; translated protein: MRSLSFVQRVCLDFTGSLFPHAICLGDADNDSLNELVVGDTSGKLYIYKNDDSKPWLTRTCVGMLTCVGVGDLCNKGKNLVVAAGAEGWFHVFDITSAAAKAESSGQHEWLSGDEQKPCFTQHIPANAKVMLISDIDGDGRSELVVGYTDRVVRAFRWEEPPDATDLSAGHLILLKKWLLEGQVDSLSVNSAPDGRPELMVSQPGCGYAVLLCSWTQDGAAVPGESHVNASAGGGPSRDIVLHLTTGRIHNKNVSTHLIGSIRRGSKEDDSKGGLFALCTLDGTLKLMDSSEQLLWSVQVDHQLFALQKLDITGDGREEVVACAWDGQTYIIDHNRTVVRFQFDENVNAFCAGLYACKQGRNIPCLVYVSFSHKIYVYWRVELECMEPTSLKRVLEDRPGYTHLLSKLGVEPSDAEAVRKLIGDVLYRDS
- the itfg2 gene encoding KICSTOR complex protein ITFG2 isoform X1, with product MRSLSFVQRVCLDFTGSLFPHAICLGDADNDSLNELVVGDTSGKLYIYKNDDSKPWLTRTCVGMLTCVGVGDLCNKGKNLVVAAGAEGWFHVFDITSAAAKAESSGQHEWLSGDEQKPCFTQHIPANAKVMLISDIDGDGRSELVVGYTDRVVRAFRWEEPPDATDLSAGHLILLKKWLLEGQVDSLSVNSAPDGRPELMVSQPGCGYAVLLCSWTQDGAAVPGESHVNASAGGGPSRDIVLHLTTGRIHNKNVSTHLIGSIRRGTACSKEDDSKGGLFALCTLDGTLKLMDSSEQLLWSVQVDHQLFALQKLDITGDGREEVVACAWDGQTYIIDHNRTVVRFQFDENVNAFCAGLYACKQGRNIPCLVYVSFSHKIYVYWRVELECMEPTSLKRVLEDRPGYTHLLSKLGVEPSDAEAVRKLIGDVLYRDS